From the Rhinolophus ferrumequinum isolate MPI-CBG mRhiFer1 chromosome 4, mRhiFer1_v1.p, whole genome shotgun sequence genome, the window AGGTGAGCTCAACACCTCTAATTTAAAGTGTTGTTAAACCACATCTGAAAAGTTACTTAATATATACATcgtataaaataagttaaaaggagggagcagggaaaggtTTTCTGGTATATATGATGCAAACACACAATTTTCCCTTATCAGTAGTTCCATGAATGTCCATTTTACCCATAGTAAAACATGAAAGGCTGATAGAAGATCCAAAAGATCGCTTATAAATAGAAACAGGATTCAAAAAATGGAATTTCAACATCATTTCCTCCCACAATGCAACTCACTCtatcataaacataaatacaaaccATATGTCAAAATCCGTTTTTACACCCTTATCttaaagtttaacaaaaaattctTCTAACAATTGAGAAGAAAAGCACTCCTTTGTAGCAacccataaaataattttcatttcacaaaacacCTGCTTACTGGCAAAACCAGCAATCTTTATGGGCATTAACACTTGGCCCCTCTGAGGTATAAATGCAGCTATATTTGCACTGAGTATATAGTCTATAAGGTATGCCAACAGTCTGAATGTTTGCATAAAATTGGGAATGATGTCATCCTGACTGATTGAAAACttacttttataactttttgtaataatgaagttaattttaagagaaaaaatatactttagCCCAGTAACAGCCAGCAGAAATCTAATTCCTAACCAATGTGAATggttattacatttaaaaaatgtttaacattgtatattgatttaaaaaaaaactgaacagggaaaacacataaatatttaaattcagcAGGACACCACAAAAAGCATACTACAGATAAGTGTGAAATCAGTCAAgcttttccaaaagagaaaatcctTTTAATCCTTTAGCAAGTCTCTGTGAAAATAGTATGCTTATAATAAAAGTGAGACGGGAGCACCTAGAATACCCCCAAGAGGCTTGCTATACCCATTAAGTATTGCTGCCCCATCTCCTGTGTGCATGGATGGCCAACAAATGACAAGAAGTCCATTTGACAATAGTTCAGTAATTTCTTTCACCACTGCTGCCAGCTGAAGTCGTCATTGCTTCCAAAGACCAAGAAAAAGCCCAGTATAGTTGCAAAGATGACTGTGTTTCCTGTGAGAACAAGTGCACAAGCTCCCCACTCAATCTATGGAAATAACACACAAACACTCAGTTAACAgacaagaaaagcagaaagaaaatgaaaagcaaatcaaGGCTCTAGTCGTATGCCAATTATGATCTAAAACAAATAAGACTTGTAATAATAACTTTCACACTACTGAACACTTACCTGTACTTCTATATTGCTGTTTCtatttatctctatttcttttaaaaagacaaagtcaCGGAAAGATGGTTAACTGTTCAAAGGCAAGCTTGACTTTGGGCCATGAGGAGGCAGAACAGAATTCTACAATTTTCTGTTGATAAAGAAATTTGCTCCAACTCTTCCTTAGTGaatctaaaaatttatctagAGAGTACATTAAATTTAAAGTATCAAAGTTGAAAACACACTCATGCACATTCTTTTAAAGGGGCAGGAGGACTAGTTGCCCTCTCCATATGCCTATCTTCTCTGCCTTCTCTAGCTCCCGAGATGGAAGACTGAATCTGACTAGGGAACGTGGGAGGAATAACCCAATATATGTAGCCCAGCCCCTTCTCTTTTGTACTTTCCCACCTGGAAAGAACACAGGACCTCCTTGGGTCTTCCATGTTTTAAGCTGTACAGGGCAGGCCTGTGGTTGTTCAGCACTGGGTTGGTCAGCTGTTGTGCCCAATTCTGAGGGTGAAGTATTGGCAAGCCAACTGTTGCTGCAGCCCCCAGCCATGTTCTCCAATACACTTTTATCAGTTAACAATGAAAGTAAGATTTTTATCTCTATCTCCTAGTCTCCTATGTCTCTTATCTCTCTTTCACGTCAttccccctctctttcttctacctctccccccactccagttcaaacccttgtttctcagtctacttgtataggacacagctccatGGCAGCACATAGCAGTCCCGGgcagctcacaccgacctccggctactcacggcagcccagctccagggagagctgttgttcacaatcttagctgtagagggcgcagctcactggcccatgtgggaatccaacccgGGGGTGTTAGGaacacggcactccaaccacctgagccactgggccggctctttttcatgtcatttaacaaaaactttttcctgggccagcccggtggctcagacggttagagctccatgctcctaactccgaaggctgccggttcgattcccacatgggccagtgggctctcaaccacaaggttgccagttcgcttcctcgactccctcaagggatggtgggctccgccccctgcaactaagattgaacaaggcaccttgagctgagctgcagctgagctcccatttggctcagttggttggagtgcatcctctcaaccacaaggttgccggttcaactcccgcgagggatggtgggctgtgccccatgcaactcacaacggcaactggacctggagctgagctgcgcccaacacaactaagactgagggacaacaacttgaagctgaatggcaccctccacaactaagattgaaaggacaacaacttgacttggaaaatcaggcctggaagtacatactgttccccaataaagtcctgttccccttccccaattaaaaaaaacaacaacaaaaaaaatctttaaaaaaaacaaaaaaaacctttttccTGAGAAAAACTTTACATTACATTAATGAAGAATGTATTTACTTACCAGATGTGCTCTGGCAAATACAACAGGGAGTCCAAAAGCTGAGACAACAATGCCTGTTGTAAGAAATATGGCAAGTTCCTTACAAGCATTACTCATAGCGTCTGTATCATCCACTAATCTTCTGGCTATGCAGTATGGAATTGGTGAAAGGatgtaaaaaaagagaacaaagagggGCCAGTATtggctagaaaaagaaaaataagttaatgtaGTTTTTGTCATCTGTTATTTTCCAGCATagaatatgctttttaaaaataataactaaaggaATAACTAAAGGTACAAAgcatgatacattttaaaaataagctataACCTGAACACTGAATAGAGAAACATCTAGTCATAGTATCCCTAATGTCAATTATgacacaatgaaatatttcttatattaaaagaaaatgctttataaattataacaatTGGAATCAAgacccaaaattaaaaatatttttcattttaggttATAAAGATGGGGAAATATTAACACAGTAATTTTTACAATTCAAGATTCATGCCCTTGATTTCAATGATATCCTGCCTTAGCATAGTGCTGAAATACCTCCAAACATCTCTTAGGAACTCCCAAAATACTgaaatcaaaatacagaaaatgaactgaaaagtAATATTGAAGACTTTCAGCCAGAATAAAAAATTCATCACAAAAATCGATGGCTTTTAGTCTACAGTCTAGCTATTGTATTGTGCCAATgtcatttcctggttttgataataTAACTATAGTTATACACGACAATACCACTGAGGGAAGCTGTGTGAATGGTACAGGGACCACTCTACTATTTTTGCAAATTCTTGAGAGTccgtaattatttcaaaataaaaagtaaaaaagaaatagtctttGAAACTGCCATAAAATAAACTACACATCATAGTGAGATTTGCTTATACTTACAGGCTTATGACAAGCAAAGATTTATCTATGTTTTTACTAAAAatcttttcctaaatattttgagaatagaaaacaattacaaatgaacaaatgcttaaggaaaaaaaattcaaacaatacaaaaGCACAAAAAGTGAAAACTCCAATTTGCCCAcatctcctgttttctttcccacTCTCCTACTGAGCTTCTTGTGGATCCTTCTATACTTCCATATAGATAAACTCTAAAATTATGAATGGATCACCGTACCTTTTCACTTATGATGTATCTTGAACTTTACATATTAGCACTTAcaccttttcctcattttttctaaGACTGCTTCATATTTCCATTGATGGATATGctataatttaatgatttttcttttgacagACCTTTTGGATgcccccagctttttttgttattataaacaagTCTGCCATGAACATCCATACTCTCACCCAACTACGAGCACACATATCTTTGCAAACATCTGCAAGTAGATTTGTATGAGAAATTCTAAAAAGTGGAAGGGCTAGTTccaagaataaatacattttgtgaGCTGCAAGCAAACTGGCTTCCAAGACTGTACTTTTTAATACTTCCACTCACAGTACATGACAGTGCCTGTTTTCCCGTATCTTTTATTCTTGCCAAtggatttcatttaattttaagtgacactgagtatattttcatgtgctcatAGGcaatttgaagttatttttcaggtttgtttttcatttttcatttcatattttcatatttcatttttctactgagttttctatagattttttactaatttatcctagtaatttttaaaagttctttctcATTCTAAGAAAAGTAATTGCTtacatgactttttttcttagttaattGTCTCTTGACTCTGCTTATGGTTATGTTTTGCTGAaaaggtatttttcattttcttgtatttaatCTTATTGGTAGGTGCTCAACACTGGACAGTAGTGCTGGGCTACTGTCTTGCTATCTTACTGTTACAGACTTGGCAATAGTTAAGGAACAATAGCcaacgtcttttttttttttgcaccttgatgtcttaaaatatttacaaacaaacTTTAAgtgaacactttaaaaaaaagtttgtccttggcaaataaacatttctcagGATTACTTCTACAATagtaaaaaactttttttaaagtgtaaaagtAGAAAGATTTTGCCATTATActctcaaaaagacaaaaattttacATACTTGTATATTGGAAGGGCACATCCAAGCATCAAAAACATCAGCCCAATTGCTCCTCCAAAGGACAAACTAATCAAAGCTGCAAggtaaataaaaagtgaaatatttaattaaactacattaatattatttttattaatattattagcaGTCTGAACATTACATTTGATCCCAGaagcaaaaagtaaaacaatacacacaaaagaaatgtattaaaagTATTATCCAAAGTGCAAGTTATCTAGTATCAGAATTAAATCTTGCGTAGCATCttcaaagcaaaataaagcaatattGATTTTCAAAGCCCTGACCTATTACTAGCACACCACTGTATTCCCTAATTACTGGTTCCATTCCTAATGAATATCCCAGTCTGCAAGATCAATGCTCCTCTAGACATTAGTATCATATTTACTCACAGATCACTATcgttttaaaaaacagtatgtgAAGAAACTCCACACTGTCAGCTTTACTGGACTTTAGAAGCCTCATCCATTGGGAAAATCTCTCTGGTTCGGCTTCTGCTGCTCTGTATATAAGTCTACCCCCAACAGGCACAAAACTTACAAGAAAAAAGTATACAAAGATATCTgtagttaaaaatttaaatcaattaattttattcCAGATATTTAAATACTTGGCAAAACTATAGCTGGGTTTCCTCCCCTAATCTCTTATACATTAGAAAATATGCAGGAAAATGGGTACAGTCTTTTTgtagtattactattttaagaCATTATCACAAGGCAACAGATGCATTGTACAGGTGACATATAGTTTCTAAAGGTGAAATGTAGCTTCTAAAGTTACCGGACACATACTTATACAAAgcattatattttacaaagtgttttcacaTGTACCAGTGAGTATAAACAACTTTCTTAACTAGGCCTAGTTAATCAATGACCAATCATGAAGTTAATCaattaagcaaagaaataaatgatcaatttattttgagttatgtATAATCTGTATTTCTGCAACTACAGTGATTAAGAGAATaacttatgtcttttttttaatgatgtagTTAAAATTTAAGAGTTGTACAAGCTGTAAAAGTTACCAAGACAAAATCTAACATGTAGAAACCAAAATTAACAGTAAAGGGTTAAATGCTGCCAAGTACTACTGACAAAACTTCTCTGAATTAAAATAGTCATAATCAAGGATACTCACTGATACAGTAGCATGGCAGATTTAGTTTTCATTTGGATCACTGATATAGGGCATGTCAACCCTGAACACATTTATTTAGTCCTTAATGCCATACATAATATTTCagttacagaaagaaaagagaaagaaatttgcACTTTTATTTTACAGCAAACGAGGAACTTTATGTTTACAAGGGAAGGCAATGTAAATGATGAGGAAAATACTGAGTTTACATTTGCTTTGGTCAGTTCGAAATAGGTCCTCATAATCTGCCCTCCTTACTTCTGACACATATCAATCACACCAGGCTACTCATCCATGCCCTCTGCACTCTACTGACACTggccctctctcctttcctggaAATCAATAGGTTCCCTCACCTGGCTATTGCACATGTTGTCTCTTCTATCTCAGacactttttcattcattcatttcattaaaaaaatacttactgagcGTCAAATATGTAACAGGTCCTGGGGATATGTTAATAAATGAGCTAAGGCCCTTTCACACTCCCAGAGCTTGCATTCTTGTCctattccttcctctttctttcaagTTAACTTACTTTTCCTTCATATATCAGCTCAATAAGTTCTTCCTCAGTGAAGTTTTTCCAAACTTCCTGACTAGACCAATTTCCCcaattacattcattcattcaagaagtatctattgagcacctaatgTATATCACAGTTCTTGATACTGGAGATAAAATAACgaaaaaaatcaaagctcttGCTCTCATGAAGTTTACATTGTAGtgggaaaatgattttaaaaagtaaccaaaTAAAAGtcaagtgctatggaaaaaatcAGGTAGAGTAAGGGGACGGAGTGCTATTCTAGACACAGTAGCCTGGGAAGGCATCTCTGatgaggtgacatctgagcagagtCTATATGAAATCAGAGAGTGAATCATGTGGATAACTGGGGGGAGCATTTCTGGCAGAGGGTCACGCATGTGCAGAGGCTCTCTTTGCACTGTACACCTCCACTTTGCTCAGTTGTCacagctataattttatattgatttatttgtctttccTTCTAAACTGTTCACTCTACAAGGGTAAAAGGTTTCTGTTATTGATGCTCATGCTCCAGCTCTTAACAATAAATActtgtagaatgaatgaaaagaaccaagggaggaaaaaacagagaaagggagagaagaggacgAAAGGGGAGGGAAAGACAGTACCTGATGTAGCACAGTAGAAAAAGTGCTTAACTGAAAGTCAGGAGATGCTGGGTCCTGCCTCCTTCCAGCCACATACTAGCTGTCTAAATAATTATGTCTggatgtcatttctttcttttattaaataagttGGACTAGAGCgaaaatgcaaataattctttGAACACTAAACATACTTGTTATaaagaatgaagaagtaaaaaacCATCTCTACTTTTTGAAAGTAGTTGCCCAAAGCTAAGTTCAACACTATAAATACTATATGGTAACACCTTATTTATTCAGGGGCCATTCATCCAGATTATAGTTTAGAATCTTGGAGGAAACAAAGGTCACTAAAGAGACAAAACAGATGTCACAAAGCCCATACACTAAAGCTAACATTATTTATAAACAGCCACTTGGGCTCTTATTCAGAggttatttattcatgttttgtaACACAATTGTTGTGAA encodes:
- the LEPROTL1 gene encoding leptin receptor overlapping transcript-like 1, translated to MAGIKALISLSFGGAIGLMFLMLGCALPIYNQYWPLFVLFFYILSPIPYCIARRLVDDTDAMSNACKELAIFLTTGIVVSAFGLPVVFARAHLIEWGACALVLTGNTVIFATILGFFLVFGSNDDFSWQQW